CCGAACCAAtccagtgtgttgtgtgtgtgtgtgtgtgtgtgtgtgtgtgtacgcgtgtgcagTAGAGCGCGGAATGGAACGGAACTAGCGATAGTTGCGATTGTAGTATTCCcgtgacggacggacggacagaccattttgtgtttaagaaaaaaaaaaatcacctgagAATTTTCTTGTCGGTCTTTCTCTGCCTTGTTATTTCTTACTAATTAATAGATTAACGATGTGGTAATTAGAATGATGAACTAGTCAACCCCTGCCTCCCCCCCTTCACTGCCCACCCCCTTTCCCTCTCCTTTTCTCAACACCAGCCCTTCCCCCGTACACCACACTGCattttttttgataatttaaatattataataattattattattattattattattaataattgattaattaactttttttttgtcattttttttttttttttttgaaggaaagaaataaattttaattttttcttatatttctttgtctttttttttactctttttacttgtgtcagtcatttgactgcggccatgctggagcaccgccttttagtcgagcaactcgacctcgggacttattctttgtaagccagacttattctatcagtctcttttgccgaaccgctaagtgacgggggacgtaaacacaccagagctcggtgtcaagcaatgctaggggggaacaaaacacacacacaaacatatacacacacacacacacacatatatatatatatatatatatatatatatatatatatatgatatgtacatatatacgacgggcttcttttcagtttctgttctaccaaatccactcacaagtcattggtcggcccggggatatagcagaagacacttgcccaaggtgtcacgcagtgggattgaacccggaaccatgtggttggttagcaagctacttaccacacagccactcctgcgtctatatatatctatctatatatattatatattacacacatatatatatatatatacatatatacgacaggcttctttcagtttccgtctaccaaatccactcacaaggcaggggtcggcccgaggctatagcagaagacacttgcccaagggtcacacagtgggactgaacccggaaccatgtggttggttagcaagctacttaccacacagccactcctgcgtctatatatatatatatatatatattatatatatatatatatatatacacacaccatatatatacatatatacgacaggcttctttcagtttccgtctaccaaatccactcacaaggcatgggtcggcccgaggctatagcagaagacacttgcccaaggtgtcacgcagtgggactgaacccggaaccatgtggttggtaagcaagctacttaccacacagccactcctgcgcaggtAGAATAATTAGAAAAGtattagttgaaaagaacagcCTGCTATGTGTGCAAAACTCCAGAAGTTCTGAAAAAAtgtaagttcatcatcatcatcgtttaacgtccgctttccatgctagcatgggttggacggttcaactggggtctggggagcccgaaggctgcaccaggccagtcagatctggcagtgtttctacagctggatgcccttcctaacgccaaccacaccgagagtgtagtgggtgattttatgtgccaccgacacaggtgccagacgaggctggcagacggtcacgctcggatggtgttttttatgtgccacctacacaggtgccagacgaggctggcagacggccacgctcggatggtgttttttatgtgccaccgacacaggtgccagacgaggcaggcagacggccacgctcggatggtgttttttatgtgccaccgacacaggtgccagacgaggttggcagacggccacgcttggatggtgttttcggtgttttcttatgtgccaccgacacaggtgccagacgaggctggcgaacggctacgatcggatggtgtttgttacatgcccacaatacggaggccagtcgatgcggtactggctacggtcccgttcggatggttttcttatgtgccaccggcactggtaccacaaggatacaaattccattgatgttcatctattttgattggtttGATTTGATAAGTTAAAagggataacaacaacaacaacaattaagatatatttttttctgtttatttgctGTTTTGTGGGAAGGAGTAGAACCTAAGACCCCTAAAGGTCTTCCAagaactgttgctgttgttgttgctagtgtttctgctactgtttttggtgttgttactgttgttctcAACGTCTCTTCTGATGTGGTtgcagcagctgttgttgttgttgttgttgtcacttttgCCGTAGttcttgttgatatttttgtcatcattgctgctgctactgcagttgttgtcattgttgttgacaTTAATGATGTTCTTGTTGCCGCTGTTGTTTAGCTGGGCtacaagaaaggaaaaggaaatgaagcaCACACAAAGTAAGGATAAAcggtttaagaagtttgcttcatgtGGCTCAAccggatcaggactgacctggggctaaacaaggaaggacacactaaataatgtagtcctgaatacattatgcctgaataaaagacaggatggtcacagctggaacactgTGTAAATAGAATATTTACCATGGTAGGAATCACTAGGTTCATATCATTTGGGGTTTTGTAGAAAATTCCAAGGGTTTCCTGGGGCTACTGGAACCGTGGTATATCAGAGTTCGACCAAAATGTGAAGTCACGGAATAGGTATTGGATCGGTCGGTGGAGCAACTCAACTATTTCAAGATAACGAGGTTCtgcaattaagaagaaaaaaatataaacaataggtgtaggagtggctgtgtggtaagtagcttgcttcggaaccacatggttccgggttcagtcccactgcatggcaccttgggcaagtgtcttctgctatagcctcgggcctaccaaagccttgtgagtggatttggtagatggaaactgaaagaagcctgttgtatatatatataggtgcaggagtggctgtgttgtaattagcttgctaaccaaccacatggttccgggttcagtcccactctgtggcaccttgggaaagggtcttctgctataacctcaggccgaccaaagccttgtgagtggatttagtagacggaaactgaaagaagcccgtcgtatatatgtagatatatgtgtgtgtgtatgatggtggtggtgatgatgatccaTGGTTTACTTCCTGCGCTTGCAAAGCTTCAGCACCCAAGAGGAGATGAAAGCTTCAGGGAAGGAGTTTTTCACCTCAAAAACAAGAAAAGCTATCAGCATGGAATCAAAGAACTGACAGATGGTGTAACGTGATGGCCTCTTCTTTGAATGCTgggctgcttttgttgtaacttgacaaatAATGCAAatagctgagacccccttcagtcatgacactgaccatgggattgcacctagaaaatttgaccgatgccggaccccccctggcacctgtgcaggtggcacgtaaaaagcacccactacactcgcggagtggttggcgttaggaagggcatccagccgtagaaactctgccagatcaggattggagcagcccctggcttcccagaccccggtcggaacgtccaacccgtgctagtgcggaaaacgaacgttaaacaatgatgatgatgatgaaaattaccCTCCAAgatacaagtccaggcaaggttcctcctctccatgccaccagtgttatccaagggaaagacaaaggggccaATATAGCTTGGTACCCGTGGCGTCGCAACTCAttactacagctgagtggactggagcaacgtgaaataaagtgtcttgctcaagaacacaacatgcagcctggtccgggatttgaactcacaacctcacgattgtaagctcgacgctctaaccaccaagccatgcgccttaacaatacaaatatgttaccaaaatattgcaaaacttttaacTCAACGCAATACCACACATTCTAATCAAGGAATTCCATAATTCAGGGTAGACTAATTAGGAATAGGTACAAGAAGGGTGGATGACTTACCTGTGTCAGGTGTTATGATACCCATCCTAATTAAGAAATCCAATATAACTAATCCACAATTAGGTTTGAAGTCTTCctcaagtattttctttttaatctgaaAGATAAcgagaaattaattaattgcagGAAGATGTGGGGAGGGGCATACGCATTGGTGGGGTGTGGTGGTAGCATTAGGGACACACAGACATCAGAGGTGGTaatggttatggtggtagtggtggtggtggtatgtgctTGGAATTTGttattttagccccaggtcagtcctgatccagcagacctatgatcaaagacgctctagctgtgaccatcctgtcttttattctggcatattgtatctaggactacattatctaatgtgtcctttcttgtttagccccaggtcagtcctgatccagacagacctatgatcaaagatgttccagctgtgaccatcctgtcttttattcaggcatagtgtatctaggactacattatttaatgtgatcCTCTCTAACAATTTGTGTTagagtccgatggtccctatctTAAAGTTTTGGTTTCCTTCTGGAGTTCTttttcgatgaggaggtttttccctctttctcaaaggcagtcattactttcaagccagtacttcttgatacaccaaacatttcggctgttttcattatgctagcacctgccatacgagcaccaaaaATTTTacatctttgaaagtctgatagatctgtcattttaatgaattttaattacctttttctgggaaacagcaattttagaaaaatattaagcaacactaagaATAAatcccaaaatataaaaataaacaagcttttggcagttttatagatatttcaaaattatgacactatgatgctaggtgtttccattatttcgtccaacccctgtatgtcaTCAGATATACCACATGGCTGTATTTAACAGATCATAtggctgtaataataataataataataataaaacattgtgtacagtgctcaggtgcactacaactcatctaaagtgtatatataatcaggtgtagtttcagcggatttcggaaagcatgagggcttTAAAgaatgcagtgtcatggcagtcaacaactgatgccggcagtttgttccatacttcagcaactctgagcgtgaaaaaatgtttccgaaagtcatgggagctgtgttgttttctgactttgtaggcatgtccatgtgtgttggacacatggagatcaaaaaggtgttcagtgttgttgttggtgaggtggttgataactttgtgggcatttaccaagtccgtcgccagacgccggagcttcagtgaatccatgcccagggaaacaaggtgctcagaatatggtaggtgtctgatagagggtatgcgtttggttgcacgtctctgaacagattccaggaggtcaatgttctgagcaagataggggttcctaATGAAAGCAACTACATAGCTGTAACTACATGGATCTAATTAAAGGTACCACATGTCTGGTAATGAAAGGTACCATATGGGTGTAGCTAAAGGTACCACATGGTTTATGTACAAAGAACTCACCTCATCAATTGTTAATAAATAGAAGTTGCTCATTTCACCATCGGCATTTTTGGGGGCAAAATCTGGAGGCAGTTCAAGATCGTAGACGAACTGGGTTTCTGGGTACAATCCATCCTGGGTACCATACATGTAACTGGGGGAAGAATATAGAACATTTACCATATATAAtatcacttatataatatatactctagTACAGAAAGACAACAGGGTAATGCTGTTAGTAGGAGAGTTTGGGACCagcacattataatatatattatatacattatatataatattatagataatatatacattggctgtgtggtaagtagcttgctaaccaaccacatggttccgggttcagtcccactgcgtggcatcttgggcaagtgtcttctgctatagccccgggctgaccaaagccttgtgagtggatttggtagacggaaactgaacgaagcccgtcgtatatatgtatatataagtgtgtgtgtttgtgtgtctgtgtttcttcccccaacatcgtttgacaaccgatgctggtgagtttatgttcccgtcacttagtggtttggcaaaagagaccgatagaataagtactgggcttacaaagaataagtccaggggttgattccTTTCTCCTCAGATGCATAAAGAGAAATCTGCTCAAACATATAAACAGAATATAGCACAATTATTTTTCAGTTCTGATGCCTTGCTGTACTTTGCTCCATGCTCTGGGGGTGGGGGGTCATCccaggttagtggtcccagaaGCATCATTATGCGTAGAGCCAACCTGGTCCTTATGTGCTCCCTATCACTGGTGGTGCTGTGCCCGCTCCCCTGCATCATCCGCCATCAAGCTGGGCACCACAGACACCTAcaatttaactgtggccatgctggagcaccgcctttagtcgagcaaatcaaccccaggacttagtctttgtaagcctagtacttattctatcggtctcttttgccaaactgctaagtgacgggaacataaacacaccagcatcggttgtcaagcgatgttggtggggggacaaacacagacacacaaactcacacacttatatatacatactagcagtatcgcccggcgttgctcaggtttgtaagggaaataactataaagcatttttagagagttatagccaaaaaatagcaaaaaaatgatggtaaatttttttttgagatttaaaaaaggtggagttgcgtcccctagacggtctgtggtttgtgtttctgattctcgaccccatgtcgaatttatcgatttttttcagaactgggggaacttttcaaaattttcgctgcgttagttttgaattatgacattgggctatgtgtgtgtcaagtttcatcagaatcggttgaaagccgtggtcagggtgagggtacaacctaacagacacacagaaacacacacagacaaactgccgtttatatagagagagatatacgacgggcttctttcacttgaCTCAGGAGATCAACTGTGGATGGGGTCTGGGTGCTGGCATCATATACTTCCTATGGAAGTCACTTTGGCACCACTGGTCTATCTTCTGGAAGACAAAGCTCAGCCTGATTGTGAGTCTAACactctaacctatttctttactacccacaaggggctaaacatagaggggacaaacaaggacagacaaagggattaagtcgattacatcgaccccagtgctaactggtacttaatttatcaaccccgaaaagatgaaaggcaaagtcgacctcggtggaatttgaactcagaacgtaaagacagacgaaatacctatttctttattacccacaaggggctaaacacagaggggagaaacaaggacagacaaagggattgagtcgattacatcgaccccagtgctaactggtacttaatttatcaaccccgaaaagatgaaaggcaaagtcgacctcggtggaatttgaactcagaacgtaaagacagacgaaatacctatttctttactgcccacaaggggctaaacaaggacagacataggtattaagtcgattacatcgatcccagtgctaactggtacttaatttatcaaccccgaaaagatgaaaggcaaagtcgacctcggtggaatttgaactcagaacgtaaagacagacgaaatacctatttctttattacccacaaggggctaaacatagaagggacaaacaaggacagacataggtattaagtcgattatatcgaccccagtgctaactggtacttaatttatcaaccccgaaaagatgaaaggcaaagtcgacctcggtggaatttgaactcagaacgtaaagacagacgaaatacctatttctttactacccacaaggggctaaacacagaggggacaaacaaggacagacataggtattaagtcgagtacatcaaccccagtgctaacgtccggcgtgctaacgtttcttatttctttattgcccacaaggaggtaaacatagaggggacaaacaaggacaaagggattaagtcaattatatcgaccccagtgcgtaaccggtacttatttaatcgagcccgaaaggatgaaaggcaaagtcgacctcggcggaatttgaactcagaacgtagcggcagatgaaatacggctaagcatttcgcccagtgtgctaacggttctgccaactctaaccactgagccatgtggcTTCACAACAAAAACAGTGAATGTGTTTTACTCACCTGACGGATCCAGCGGGGACGAGTTTCTCCAGTAAGGACTCCTCAATTGATGCTTCTTCCTGGCATTCTTTCTTCATACACTCAAGGACAGACATGTTGACTGGCAGACCACCGGCACTCTAGATGCGGAGAAGAAACGGATGATGTCACATGAAGATCACATGAgaaatgtaagtgtatatgtgtggttttttttcctctgtcttcccttctttggatctttccttttcctatgtttctgacgaagaggctccgctcgaaacgtaaagccctccttcttcccttccttcctgagcgtccaataacactacacttgttccacgtcctcgcgttgttgtgttttgtctttgtgttttcatgtttggattaactttatatatgatatatatatatatatatatatatatatatcctccctctctttcggagaggcacaagcacctacacacacacacatacacacacggcagtaactcccacctaccgaattcagtcacaaagcttcggtcgactcggggTTATaggtggaagacacctacccaaagtgccacacagtgggactgaacctgaaaccatacagctaggaagcaagctccctaaccacacagccatgcctgcgcctacatatatatatatatatatatatatatgtatacatatatattatattatataaaagcaccgtccgtccgtggccgtttgccagctctgtctggccccgtgtcggtggcacataaaagcaccatccattcgtgttcgttgccagcctcggcttgcccccgtgcaggtgacacgtaaaagcaccgtccgttcgtggccggttgccagctctgtctggccccgtgtcggtggcacgtaaaagcaccatccgttcgtggccattcgccagctctgtctggcacctgtgcaggtggcacgtaaaaaacacccactacactcgcggagtggttggcgttaggaagggcatccagccgtagaaacactgccagatcagactgggcctaacgaagccttccagctacacagaccccagttgacccgtccaacccatgctagcatggaaagcggacgctaaatgatgatgatgatgatgatgatatatatatatacatgcatatacatatattgttattctcaactacatggttctgggttcagtcccactgcatgacaccttgggcaagtgtcttcttctatagccttgggccgaacaaagccttgtgaatgaatttggtaaatggaaactgaaagaagcctgttgtatgtgcgtgtgtgtgtgtgtctttgcgtctatgctggtgccatgtagaaagcactcacggtaaagtggttggtgttaggaagggcatcaagctgtagaaggcaagccaaatcagactggtacCTGGTGTAGCTTCCTAcctccggtcaaactgtccaacccatgccagcatggaaaaaggatatttaaatatactcatttacttgtttcagtcatttgactgtggccatgctggtgccccgcctttagttgagcaaatcaaccccaggacttattctttgtaagcctagtacttattctatcggtctcttttgccgaaccgctaagtgacgtaaacacaccagcatcagttgtcaagcaatgttggggggacaaacacagacacacaaactcacacacatatatatatatacatatatacgacgggcttctttcagtttccgtctaccaaatccactcacaaggctttggtcagcccgaggctatagtagaggacacttgcccaaggtgccacacagtgggactgaacccgggaccatgtggttcgcaagcaaactacttaccacacagccactcctgcgcctatgatgaggacgatgatgatgatggtgatgatgactatcaccatcaccaccaccaccatcaacaacaacaacaacaacagtaataattacCAAATTATCCAGTTTTCCTGGCCACGTGGGTTTCGTTGCACTCCGTCTCCCAATCCACATCATTAGTTTCCCATCAGCAGAATATGTGTAACCATTCATGTGAGTTCCATAGGAAGGAATACCAAAAATATCTGCAAcaaaacgtgtatgtatatgtatgcgtatatacatatatgtatgtgtgtggagatagataaatatatacacacacacacacatatatatatatatatatgaataaataaatgaatggagtcgaacgaagatgttaacaaaattcctttactctcgacatatgtttcgaagacaacatcgattcattccaaaggaataaacggtgcaagatgcaatcttctcatcaggaaataaaTGGAGCCTCTCCAAGATTGCATCTTGCaatgtttattcctttggaatgaaactatgttgtcttcgaaacatatgtcgatagTAAAGggattttgttaacatcttcgttcaactcctttcatttatttattcatatataacacaaatttctgcacatgaacccggagtttctacccttggacaggtcgcttcaaccgtgtttctgacgtgaatttgctaccctggtatcggttcatcgaattttccatgttgatggtaaacataggataattcatttacctatcgatat
This Octopus sinensis unplaced genomic scaffold, ASM634580v1 Contig19850, whole genome shotgun sequence DNA region includes the following protein-coding sequences:
- the LOC115232184 gene encoding nudix hydrolase 24, chloroplastic, which produces MEPGTSGPGFMDLINKCNRMEIPDVAPSQCMPFIIEGCQVGLIPKSFWKHLEIYSDVFYLESTEKYGDCIRLHHFPSVEERSRKVEGVLKDLRGKKIFKKLQGWRDEEYAVRTSYTSPTLMNIERAGINIFGIPSYGTHMNGYTYSADGKLMMWIGRRSATKPTWPGKLDNLSAGGLPVNMSVLECMKKECQEEASIEESLLEKLVPAGSVSYMYGTQDGLYPETQFVYDLELPPDFAPKNADGEMSNFYLLTIDEIKKKILEEDFKPNCGLVILDFLIRMGIITPDTEPRYLEIVELLHRPIQYLFRDFTFWSNSDIPRFQ